In Synechococcus sp. RS9909, one genomic interval encodes:
- a CDS encoding amino acid ABC transporter substrate-binding protein, with the protein MALLLGLALLAGCATLGEGGASRLDLIRQRGSLRCGVSGKIPGFSYLQTDGRYFGLDVDLCKAFAAAFVPETGAVDYRPLTAPERFTALRTGEIDLLSRNTTMNLSRDAAGGNGLSFAPVVFHDGQGLMVSSGSGIKRLEDLQGKSICVGSGTTTEQNLNDAFEARGIAYTPIKYQDLNQVVAGYLQGRCQAMTSDRSQLAAARSGFADQRNHRILEEVLSKEPLAPASVGGDQRLADAMRWVVYALITAEELGITQANVQERYAEAQRRPELTRLRRFFGLNAGLGETLGLRDDFVVQVIQATGNYGEIYARNLGPDSQVPIPRGLNRLGRDGGVMVAPPFQ; encoded by the coding sequence ATGGCCCTGCTGCTGGGTCTGGCCCTGCTCGCGGGCTGCGCCACCCTCGGTGAGGGCGGCGCCTCACGGCTCGATCTGATCCGACAGCGCGGCAGCCTGCGCTGTGGCGTCAGCGGCAAGATTCCTGGCTTCAGCTACCTGCAGACCGACGGCCGCTATTTCGGTCTTGATGTGGATCTCTGCAAAGCGTTTGCGGCAGCCTTTGTGCCCGAAACCGGCGCTGTCGACTATCGGCCGCTGACGGCACCGGAACGGTTTACGGCCCTGCGCACCGGAGAGATCGATCTGCTCTCGCGCAACACCACCATGAACCTCAGCCGGGATGCGGCGGGTGGCAATGGCCTCAGTTTTGCCCCGGTGGTGTTTCACGACGGCCAGGGCTTGATGGTGTCATCAGGCAGCGGCATCAAGCGGCTGGAGGATCTTCAGGGGAAAAGCATCTGCGTGGGCTCCGGCACCACCACCGAGCAGAATCTCAACGATGCCTTTGAGGCCCGGGGCATCGCCTACACCCCGATCAAATACCAAGACCTGAACCAGGTGGTGGCCGGCTATCTGCAGGGCCGTTGTCAGGCGATGACCTCCGATCGCTCCCAGCTCGCAGCGGCCCGGTCCGGATTCGCCGATCAGCGCAACCACCGGATCCTCGAGGAGGTCCTGAGCAAGGAGCCCCTGGCGCCCGCCTCGGTGGGCGGCGACCAGCGCCTGGCCGATGCGATGCGCTGGGTGGTGTACGCCTTGATCACCGCCGAGGAACTGGGCATCACCCAGGCCAATGTGCAGGAGCGCTACGCCGAAGCACAGCGGCGCCCGGAACTGACCCGGCTGCGGCGGTTCTTCGGGCTCAATGCCGGCCTGGGCGAGACGCTCGGCCTGCGCGATGACTTTGTGGTGCAGGTGATCCAGGCCACTGGCAACTACGGCGAGATCTATGCCCGCAACCTCGGGCCTGACAGCCAGGTGCCGATCCCCCGTGGCCTCAATCGTCTCGGGCGCGATGGCGGTGTGATGGTCGCCCCTCCCTTCCAATGA
- a CDS encoding GMC oxidoreductase, with translation MDLRPWEAIVVGSGATGGVAALTLAEAGVRVLVIEAGRSLSVRDALGFEPLNSLRRFSALSSGRQQRQAQHPGYWKHNPQLYIDEQEHPYSHPADRPFLWTRADQVGGRSLTWGGITLRLSDADFQAAERDGVGSSWPIRHADLDPHYTALEQRLGVHGQRDGFGQVPDGWAQQALSSTLEEQRFAAAVREQLGYPWMPSRGFAAHPANARTRWPSSSSPGSTLQAALATGRVQLLSDHRVESFELNRHGDRAEAVIAIDRATGQRQRLAAEQIVLCASTIQTLRLLLQSEEQAAEGRGFIDPSGRLGVALMDHVSTCRFFAMPAATPADPSAHAATPAELSGAGSFFLPFGHELPDTSAALPLRGYGLWGGINRFDPPAWLKRQPDCRLGFLIGHGEVLPDPANRVSLEGPLDRWGSPTVHIDCRWRRNEEAMTRHMEQTIAAAIAVAGGTMLPLVDLVKAPLIEPLLRQAVALADGAAPPGYYIHEVGGAAMAANEAEGVVDPWNRLWRCPNVLVVDGACWPSSAWQSPTLTMMAITRRACLAALRPGSD, from the coding sequence GTGGATCTGCGGCCCTGGGAGGCGATCGTGGTGGGCTCCGGCGCCACCGGTGGTGTGGCCGCCCTCACCCTGGCCGAGGCCGGAGTGCGGGTGTTGGTCATTGAGGCGGGGCGCTCGCTGTCGGTGCGCGATGCCCTGGGCTTTGAACCGCTCAACAGCCTGCGCCGCTTCAGCGCCCTCAGCAGCGGACGACAGCAACGCCAGGCTCAGCATCCCGGCTACTGGAAGCACAACCCCCAGCTTTATATCGACGAACAGGAGCACCCCTACAGCCATCCGGCCGATCGTCCCTTTCTCTGGACCCGTGCCGATCAGGTGGGGGGCCGCAGCCTCACCTGGGGCGGCATCACCCTGCGGCTTTCAGACGCTGATTTTCAGGCGGCTGAACGGGATGGCGTCGGCAGCAGCTGGCCGATTCGCCACGCCGATCTCGATCCGCACTACACGGCCCTGGAGCAACGGCTCGGCGTGCATGGGCAACGCGATGGCTTTGGCCAGGTTCCCGATGGCTGGGCCCAGCAGGCCTTGTCCTCCACCCTCGAGGAACAGCGCTTTGCTGCCGCCGTGCGAGAGCAGCTCGGCTATCCGTGGATGCCCTCCCGTGGCTTCGCGGCCCACCCAGCCAACGCCAGGACGCGTTGGCCCAGCTCCAGCAGCCCCGGGAGCACCCTGCAGGCCGCTCTGGCGACAGGGCGCGTGCAGCTCCTGAGTGATCACCGCGTCGAGAGCTTCGAGCTCAACCGCCATGGCGACCGCGCTGAAGCGGTGATTGCAATCGATCGGGCCACAGGCCAGCGGCAGCGACTTGCGGCTGAGCAGATCGTGCTCTGCGCCTCCACGATCCAGACCCTGCGTCTGCTGTTGCAGTCAGAAGAACAGGCGGCTGAGGGTCGCGGCTTCATCGATCCCTCCGGGCGACTCGGCGTGGCCCTGATGGATCACGTCTCGACCTGCCGCTTTTTTGCCATGCCGGCAGCAACGCCCGCCGATCCAAGCGCTCACGCGGCGACCCCGGCGGAGCTTTCCGGCGCCGGCAGCTTTTTTCTTCCTTTCGGTCATGAGCTGCCCGACACCAGTGCCGCCCTGCCCCTGCGGGGCTATGGCCTCTGGGGCGGCATCAACCGCTTTGATCCGCCCGCCTGGCTCAAACGGCAGCCCGATTGCCGGCTCGGGTTCCTGATCGGCCACGGTGAGGTGCTTCCGGATCCGGCTAATCGGGTCAGCCTTGAGGGGCCTCTCGATCGCTGGGGCAGCCCCACCGTGCACATCGACTGCCGCTGGCGCCGCAATGAGGAGGCGATGACCCGGCACATGGAGCAGACGATCGCCGCTGCAATCGCTGTTGCCGGCGGCACGATGTTGCCCCTGGTCGATCTGGTCAAGGCCCCCCTGATCGAACCGCTGCTGCGCCAGGCGGTCGCCTTGGCTGATGGTGCCGCTCCCCCCGGCTACTACATCCACGAGGTGGGCGGGGCAGCGATGGCGGCCAACGAAGCCGAGGGTGTGGTGGACCCCTGGAATCGGCTCTGGCGTTGCCCGAATGTGCTGGTGGTGGATGGCGCCTGCTGGCCCAGCTCCGCCTGGCAGAGCCCCACGCTCACGATGATGGCGATCACACGCCGGGCCTGTCTGGCGGCGCTCAGGCCTGGGAGCGACTGA
- a CDS encoding FAD-binding oxidoreductase: MRDWSGPTPVLVRSGGTSSRSRDPALWSLDLRTHCRELQLSDNGHRVRVGAGVTMAELQRALARAGRSIPTGLSGLPGAGYLLTGGISPLSRSQGLAIDRILALEGVWGDGEPLALTAEQSLEADGHGSEAWRGLLGAAPFLAVVSAIELCTTPRQPLQIARALVSPEQLAEWIQRAETWPDGLSLQWFWAERIEILLVAIEVDAPSVQAWAACQPQLARLPGAMVERIDGLEALPPFGSLARTPHQGPPGAQEVLGLLAPAWGAATPALIQMACQALAQRPDPGCALASQQLGGATARVSATATSFVHRQAIWKPWITAAWPADDPAARQRSLTWLLQLRDQLRPHCPGVHLAQLHDHLPWHGWELEAAFGDWLPGLRRLKAHHDRHRLLPGLS, from the coding sequence ATGCGCGACTGGAGCGGGCCGACTCCCGTGCTCGTGCGCAGCGGCGGTACCTCGAGCCGGTCCCGTGATCCAGCCCTGTGGAGCCTCGATCTTCGCACCCATTGCCGTGAGCTGCAGCTCAGCGACAACGGCCACAGGGTGCGCGTCGGCGCCGGCGTGACGATGGCGGAGTTGCAACGGGCTCTGGCTCGAGCAGGGCGCAGCATTCCCACCGGCCTTTCCGGCCTGCCGGGAGCCGGCTATCTGCTCACCGGAGGGATCAGTCCGCTCAGCCGCAGTCAGGGTCTGGCCATCGATCGGATCCTTGCTCTGGAGGGGGTGTGGGGCGATGGGGAGCCGTTGGCGCTCACGGCAGAGCAAAGCCTGGAGGCCGATGGCCATGGCTCTGAGGCTTGGCGGGGTCTGCTCGGGGCGGCGCCGTTTCTGGCGGTGGTGAGCGCGATCGAGCTGTGCACCACCCCACGCCAGCCCCTGCAGATCGCCCGTGCCCTGGTGTCGCCCGAGCAGCTGGCTGAGTGGATTCAGCGGGCGGAGACCTGGCCGGATGGCCTCAGCCTGCAGTGGTTCTGGGCGGAACGGATCGAAATCCTGCTGGTGGCGATCGAGGTGGATGCCCCGTCGGTTCAGGCCTGGGCCGCGTGTCAACCGCAGCTCGCCCGCCTCCCCGGCGCCATGGTGGAGCGAATTGATGGGCTGGAGGCCTTGCCGCCGTTCGGATCGTTGGCGCGCACCCCCCACCAGGGACCGCCTGGCGCTCAGGAGGTGCTCGGCCTGCTGGCGCCCGCCTGGGGGGCGGCGACCCCGGCCCTGATCCAGATGGCGTGCCAGGCGTTGGCGCAACGGCCCGATCCCGGCTGTGCCCTGGCGAGTCAGCAGCTGGGGGGGGCGACCGCCCGGGTGTCTGCAACCGCGACCTCGTTTGTGCATCGCCAGGCGATCTGGAAACCCTGGATCACCGCCGCCTGGCCCGCCGACGATCCAGCGGCGCGGCAGCGCAGCCTGACCTGGCTGCTGCAGCTGCGGGATCAGCTTCGGCCCCACTGCCCCGGGGTTCACCTCGCCCAGCTGCATGACCATCTGCCCTGGCATGGCTGGGAGCTGGAGGCCGCCTTCGGCGATTGGCTTCCCGGTTTGCGACGCCTCAAAGCGCATCACGATCGTCACCGACTCCTGCCGGGGTTGTCATAA
- a CDS encoding SulP family inorganic anion transporter: protein MPQSLSLIPNRQAIPKECLAGLVVALGIIPEAIAFSIVAGVDPQVGLFGSICILIVVALLGGRPAMVSACTAGVALLMGGLMQSHGLPYLLAATILAGVFQILWGYLRLAQQMRFVPRAVTVGFVNAIGVLIFLAQLPQLGIGRDGGETIPSLAATGESISWPWVWGLVALGLLIIYGLPRLTKLVPSTLVAILLISGLAEWLQLPIPRVGDLGQLPNSLPVFQIPAVFGSWDSWGIILPTALAISFVGLLQSFLTANVVEDMLDQQADYEAEARAQGFANITAGLFGGMAGAGMIGQSVINLNSGGRHRLSTLTAGVGLLILVISLSSWLARIPMAALVSVMIMVSISTVSWDSFLKVKVVPKSDTSVMLLTLVLALMTRNLAIAVVVGVALAGILFSRKVAKVISVTTTELTNDHLYVTVQGQLFFVSTVYFLAGFKKHVHPARVTIDMAQAHVWDQTGMRALDQVIRKLQQGGSKVELINLNQESLDLFDRISETPAFVIGARCDLPESVNTTGS, encoded by the coding sequence GTGCCACAAAGTCTGTCGTTGATTCCCAACCGTCAAGCGATACCCAAGGAATGCCTCGCTGGCCTTGTGGTGGCCCTCGGCATCATTCCCGAGGCGATCGCGTTCTCAATTGTGGCCGGCGTGGATCCTCAGGTTGGCTTGTTCGGCTCGATCTGCATTCTTATCGTTGTGGCCCTGCTTGGCGGCAGACCGGCCATGGTGTCAGCCTGCACCGCCGGTGTGGCTCTGTTGATGGGCGGCCTGATGCAGTCCCATGGGCTGCCTTATCTGCTGGCCGCCACGATCCTGGCCGGTGTGTTTCAGATTCTCTGGGGTTACCTGCGGCTAGCGCAACAAATGCGTTTCGTGCCTCGGGCCGTGACCGTGGGCTTTGTGAACGCCATCGGCGTGCTGATTTTTTTAGCCCAGTTGCCACAACTGGGCATCGGCCGCGACGGCGGTGAAACCATTCCCAGCCTTGCAGCCACTGGAGAGAGCATCAGTTGGCCGTGGGTCTGGGGATTGGTGGCTCTGGGCTTGCTGATCATCTATGGGCTGCCCCGGCTCACCAAGCTGGTGCCTTCGACCCTGGTGGCGATCCTGTTGATCAGCGGCCTGGCGGAATGGCTGCAATTACCCATTCCCCGCGTGGGTGACCTGGGCCAGCTCCCGAACAGCCTGCCTGTCTTTCAGATCCCGGCGGTCTTCGGCTCCTGGGACAGCTGGGGGATCATTTTGCCCACCGCCCTGGCTATTTCATTCGTGGGCCTGCTGCAATCGTTCCTCACCGCCAATGTCGTGGAGGACATGCTGGATCAGCAAGCCGATTATGAGGCAGAGGCAAGGGCCCAGGGATTCGCGAATATCACCGCCGGACTGTTTGGAGGCATGGCCGGCGCCGGCATGATCGGCCAGTCGGTCATCAACCTGAACTCTGGTGGTCGCCACCGCCTGTCGACCCTCACGGCTGGCGTGGGGCTCTTGATCCTGGTGATCTCACTGAGCAGCTGGTTGGCCCGCATCCCGATGGCGGCGCTGGTGAGCGTGATGATCATGGTGTCGATCAGCACGGTGAGTTGGGATTCGTTTCTCAAGGTCAAAGTCGTGCCCAAGAGCGACACCTCTGTGATGCTGCTCACCCTGGTGTTGGCATTGATGACCCGCAATCTGGCTATCGCGGTGGTGGTCGGGGTTGCACTGGCTGGCATTCTCTTCAGCCGCAAAGTGGCCAAAGTGATCTCCGTTACCACCACTGAGCTCACCAACGATCATCTCTACGTCACGGTGCAGGGACAGCTCTTCTTCGTGAGCACGGTGTATTTCCTGGCAGGCTTCAAGAAGCACGTCCATCCAGCCCGTGTTACGATTGACATGGCCCAGGCTCATGTCTGGGATCAAACTGGCATGCGAGCTCTCGACCAGGTTATTCGTAAGCTTCAGCAAGGCGGCTCCAAAGTCGAGTTGATCAATCTCAATCAAGAGAGTCTGGATCTATTTGATCGCATCAGCGAAACGCCTGCTTTTGTCATCGGCGCTCGATGCGACCTGCCGGAATCTGTCAACACGACAGGCTCCTAG
- a CDS encoding sirohydrochlorin chelatase translates to MIPSLSELKAKGYGVLICGHGSRNKLAVEEFAQLAEGLRPKLSGIPVEHGYLEFARPILRDALDRLREQGVQRVLAVPAMLFAAGHAKNDIPSVLNTYSAEWNLPIDYGRELGVDRLMIAAAGARIRETLEAEPALPLAETLLVVVGRGSSDPDANSNVAKVTRMLVEGFGFGWGETVYSGVTFPLVEPGLRHVVRLGFRRIVVFPYFLFSGVLVSRIRMHTDKVAADHPEIDFLSAPYLGDHPLVLDTFLERLEEVLGGEAVMNCSLCKYRAQVLGFEAEVGLAQASHHHHVEGLTEGCDLCERECTGACQPDGIPIPLGGHSHDHGHDHSHDHEHSHDHENSHGHHPYPHATHPLGPSTLGPAKASGNGNATET, encoded by the coding sequence GTGATCCCATCGTTATCGGAACTGAAGGCCAAGGGCTATGGGGTCTTGATCTGCGGCCACGGCAGCCGCAACAAACTGGCTGTTGAGGAATTCGCCCAGCTGGCCGAAGGCTTGCGCCCGAAGCTGTCGGGGATTCCGGTGGAACACGGCTACCTCGAATTCGCCAGACCGATCCTGCGCGATGCCCTCGATCGGTTGCGGGAGCAGGGCGTGCAGCGGGTGCTCGCCGTGCCGGCGATGCTGTTTGCTGCGGGCCACGCCAAAAACGACATCCCCTCGGTGTTGAACACCTACAGCGCCGAGTGGAACCTGCCGATCGACTACGGGCGTGAGCTGGGGGTGGACCGGCTGATGATCGCCGCCGCTGGCGCCCGGATCCGGGAGACCCTGGAGGCGGAGCCCGCGCTGCCCTTGGCCGAAACGCTGCTGGTGGTGGTGGGGCGCGGCTCCTCCGACCCCGATGCCAACTCGAATGTGGCCAAGGTGACGCGGATGCTGGTGGAGGGGTTCGGCTTCGGTTGGGGTGAAACTGTGTATTCCGGTGTCACCTTCCCCTTGGTGGAACCCGGCCTGCGCCATGTGGTGCGTCTGGGCTTCCGCCGCATTGTGGTGTTCCCCTACTTCCTCTTCTCCGGCGTGTTGGTGAGCCGGATCCGGATGCACACCGACAAGGTGGCCGCCGACCATCCCGAGATCGACTTCCTCTCGGCGCCCTATCTCGGCGATCACCCCCTGGTGCTCGACACCTTTCTGGAGCGGCTGGAGGAGGTGCTGGGCGGCGAGGCGGTGATGAACTGTTCCTTGTGCAAATACCGGGCCCAGGTGCTGGGCTTCGAGGCGGAGGTGGGCCTGGCGCAGGCCAGCCATCACCATCACGTGGAGGGCCTCACCGAGGGCTGCGATCTGTGCGAGCGCGAATGCACCGGCGCCTGCCAGCCCGATGGCATCCCGATTCCCCTGGGTGGCCACAGCCATGACCACGGGCACGACCACAGCCATGACCATGAGCACAGCCATGACCATGAGAACAGCCATGGCCACCACCCCTACCCCCACGCGACCCATCCCCTCGGGCCGAGCACCCTGGGGCCCGCCAAGGCTTCCGGTAACGGGAACGCGACAGAAACCTGA
- a CDS encoding DUF2811 domain-containing protein, giving the protein MDRNRLERCVDGSAAAENAPTYVSMEAEIPEVLYRGMKEFIGDHPHWDQYRLMSSALAHFLFQNGCSDRAVTERYLDDLFSRSQA; this is encoded by the coding sequence ATGGATCGGAATCGTTTGGAACGCTGTGTGGATGGATCGGCTGCGGCCGAGAACGCCCCCACCTACGTGAGTATGGAAGCGGAAATTCCCGAAGTGCTCTATCGCGGCATGAAGGAGTTCATCGGCGATCACCCCCACTGGGATCAATACCGGCTGATGAGTTCCGCCCTGGCCCATTTCCTGTTCCAGAACGGTTGCAGTGATCGGGCTGTGACGGAGCGCTACCTCGACGACCTGTTCAGTCGCTCCCAGGCCTGA
- a CDS encoding HdeD family acid-resistance protein — MGSRRIAAVLLIVAAIAAILLPFASGTLLTIGLGGIAFAAGIGQFLRLGGETGLQARLFRVLTGLLYCGAAIWVLIDPIDSEISLTLFVGVLLLVEGVMELAVGATAAVPAAGLAVLDGVVTAILGLLLVLEWPSDSLWALGTLFGVGLFLSALNLFQSPTPSGGAS; from the coding sequence ATGGGATCCCGTCGGATCGCTGCCGTGCTGCTGATCGTTGCCGCGATCGCCGCCATCCTGCTCCCCTTCGCGTCCGGAACGCTGCTCACCATCGGCCTGGGCGGCATCGCCTTCGCGGCCGGTATCGGTCAGTTCCTGCGTCTCGGCGGAGAAACCGGCCTGCAGGCCCGCCTCTTCCGTGTGCTCACCGGCCTGCTCTACTGCGGCGCCGCCATCTGGGTGTTGATCGATCCGATCGACAGTGAAATCAGCCTCACCCTGTTTGTGGGTGTGTTGCTGCTGGTGGAAGGGGTGATGGAACTGGCGGTCGGTGCCACCGCAGCGGTTCCCGCCGCTGGCCTGGCGGTGCTCGATGGTGTCGTTACCGCGATTCTCGGTCTGTTGCTGGTGCTCGAGTGGCCCAGCGACAGCCTCTGGGCCCTGGGCACCCTCTTCGGTGTGGGTCTGTTTCTCTCCGCCCTCAACCTGTTCCAGTCCCCCACCCCCAGCGGCGGCGCCAGCTGA
- a CDS encoding ABC transporter permease subunit (The N-terminal region of this protein, as described by TIGR01726, is a three transmembrane segment that identifies a subfamily of ABC transporter permease subunits, which specificities that include histidine, arginine, glutamine, glutamate, L-cystine (sic), the opines (in Agrobacterium) octopine and nopaline, etc.) produces the protein MSGRRRWWLQALVVLAALTLLGLLVNNLTVNLIRTGLGLSFRWLSRPAGFALAEHPLPYAPSDSYAWALLMGWLNSLKVIVAGLILATLLGVSAGAARRSANALLRWLAALYVGLIRQIPLLLQLLFWYFVAFLGLPPASEPLSPLPALLRLSNQGIELLGVPLSVEFSAVLVGLSVFSGAAIAELVRGGLDAVPRGQWEAFRSLGLPEGLGLRRVILPQALPAILPGLSSQYLNLAKNSTLAIAVGYADLYAVSDTTITQTGRAIEGFLLLLLSFLLLNLLINGGMQLLNRVVVSGRHRP, from the coding sequence ATGTCTGGGCGTCGTCGCTGGTGGCTTCAGGCCCTGGTCGTTCTGGCGGCCCTCACCCTGCTGGGGCTGCTGGTGAACAACCTCACGGTGAATCTGATCCGCACCGGCCTTGGCCTCAGTTTTCGTTGGTTGTCGCGGCCGGCGGGTTTTGCGCTGGCCGAGCATCCGCTGCCCTACGCCCCATCCGACAGCTACGCCTGGGCACTGCTGATGGGGTGGCTCAACAGCCTCAAGGTGATCGTGGCGGGCCTGATCCTGGCCACCCTGCTCGGAGTGAGCGCCGGGGCTGCCCGCCGCAGCGCCAATGCCCTGCTGCGTTGGTTGGCGGCGCTCTATGTGGGCCTGATCCGCCAGATCCCCCTGCTGCTGCAGTTGTTGTTCTGGTATTTCGTCGCCTTTCTCGGGCTGCCCCCCGCCTCGGAACCCCTCAGCCCGCTGCCGGCGCTGCTTCGTCTCTCCAACCAGGGCATCGAGCTGCTCGGCGTGCCCTTGAGTGTGGAGTTCAGTGCGGTGTTGGTGGGCTTATCGGTGTTCAGCGGTGCGGCGATCGCCGAGTTGGTGCGGGGCGGCCTCGATGCGGTGCCCAGGGGGCAGTGGGAGGCCTTCCGCAGCCTCGGGTTGCCGGAAGGGTTGGGCCTGCGACGCGTGATCCTGCCCCAGGCCCTGCCGGCGATCCTGCCCGGACTGAGCAGCCAATATCTCAATCTCGCCAAGAACAGCACCCTGGCGATTGCAGTCGGTTACGCCGATCTCTACGCCGTCAGCGACACCACCATCACCCAGACCGGCCGGGCGATCGAGGGATTCCTGCTGCTGTTGCTCAGTTTTCTTCTGCTCAACCTGCTGATCAATGGCGGCATGCAACTGCTCAATCGTGTGGTCGTGAGCGGACGGCACCGCCCCTAA
- a CDS encoding amino acid ABC transporter ATP-binding protein, with the protein MQPAIQASAICKRYDQGPAALDQVSLEVRLGEVLVVMGPSGSGKSTLIRTFNGLEAIDAGALNVLGIHLDADHDERQIRRIRRRVGMVFQQFNLFPHLSILDNITLAPIRVQKCSRQEAESQARQLLEQMGIAEHIHKRPGQLSGGQQQRVAIARALALKPEVMLFDEPTSALDPERVKEVLDAMRVLASQGMTMVVVTHELGFAREVADRVLFMDAGRVVELNDARSFFRHAEEERSRRFLNQMQH; encoded by the coding sequence ATCCAGCCGGCGATCCAGGCCAGCGCGATCTGCAAGCGCTACGACCAGGGGCCTGCCGCCCTTGATCAGGTGTCGCTGGAGGTGCGACTGGGTGAGGTGCTGGTGGTGATGGGGCCGTCGGGATCGGGGAAGAGCACCCTGATCCGCACCTTCAATGGGTTGGAGGCGATCGATGCCGGTGCGCTGAATGTGCTCGGGATCCACCTCGATGCCGACCATGACGAGCGCCAGATCCGCCGCATCCGCCGGCGGGTGGGGATGGTGTTTCAACAGTTCAATCTGTTTCCCCATCTCTCGATCCTCGACAACATCACCCTGGCGCCGATCCGGGTGCAGAAGTGCTCCCGCCAGGAGGCCGAGAGCCAGGCACGGCAGTTGCTCGAGCAGATGGGCATCGCAGAACACATCCACAAGCGACCGGGACAGCTCAGCGGTGGTCAGCAGCAGCGGGTGGCGATTGCCCGGGCCCTCGCCCTGAAGCCCGAGGTGATGCTGTTTGATGAACCCACCAGCGCCCTGGATCCGGAACGGGTGAAGGAGGTGCTCGATGCGATGCGTGTGCTGGCGTCCCAGGGCATGACCATGGTGGTGGTGACCCATGAACTGGGTTTCGCCCGGGAGGTGGCCGACCGGGTGTTGTTCATGGATGCCGGCCGGGTGGTGGAGCTCAATGACGCCCGCAGCTTCTTCCGCCACGCCGAAGAGGAACGCAGCCGCCGTTTCCTCAACCAGATGCAGCACTGA
- a CDS encoding amino acid ABC transporter permease: protein MGRWRHLRRHLRRHPLDSVLSLAILLLIAWALWATGQWVVQVADWRLVSANLPLYASGSYPAEQRWRPLLWLALILVLTLVTLLAPRPAPGQRPGPFRLALPWLWLLMLPLGLPVLAGGAGTGLSAVSSRTWGGLVLTLLLTGASGLLALPLGVMLALGRSSDLPVLRHGSRLYVDLMRAVPLIAVLFFGQLLIPLFLPVQLELNRVLRAVLAFALFASAYVAEDVRGGLQSIPSTQKEAAAALGLSAWQSLQLVVLPQALQIAIPALTNQAIGLLQNTSLMALLGLVELLGISRSLLANPAFIGRHLEVYVWLASLYWLLCTAMALLARRLERSVQPIPRAPGR, encoded by the coding sequence ATGGGGCGTTGGCGCCATCTCCGGCGCCATCTGCGCCGCCACCCCCTGGATTCGGTCCTGTCCCTGGCGATCCTGCTCCTGATCGCCTGGGCCCTCTGGGCCACCGGCCAGTGGGTGGTGCAGGTGGCCGATTGGCGGCTGGTGAGCGCCAACCTGCCGCTCTACGCCAGTGGCAGTTATCCCGCTGAGCAACGCTGGCGCCCCCTGCTCTGGCTGGCCCTGATCCTGGTGCTCACCCTGGTCACCCTGCTGGCGCCCCGGCCCGCGCCAGGGCAACGTCCCGGACCCTTCCGGTTGGCCCTGCCCTGGTTGTGGCTGCTGATGCTCCCCCTGGGGCTGCCTGTGCTCGCCGGTGGTGCGGGCACCGGGCTCAGTGCTGTTTCGTCCCGGACCTGGGGAGGGCTGGTGCTCACCCTGTTGCTCACGGGCGCCAGTGGACTGCTCGCCCTGCCCCTGGGCGTGATGCTCGCTCTCGGCCGCAGCAGCGACCTGCCGGTGCTCCGTCATGGCAGTCGTCTGTATGTCGATCTGATGCGGGCCGTGCCGCTGATCGCCGTGTTGTTCTTCGGTCAGCTGCTGATCCCCCTGTTTCTGCCCGTGCAGCTCGAACTGAATCGGGTGTTGCGCGCTGTGCTGGCCTTTGCCCTGTTCGCATCGGCCTACGTGGCCGAAGATGTGCGCGGCGGGCTGCAGTCGATTCCCTCCACGCAAAAGGAGGCGGCAGCGGCCCTCGGCCTCAGTGCCTGGCAGAGCCTGCAGCTGGTGGTGTTGCCCCAGGCGCTCCAGATCGCGATTCCCGCCCTCACCAATCAGGCGATCGGCTTGCTGCAGAACACCAGCCTGATGGCCCTGCTCGGCCTGGTGGAATTGCTGGGCATCAGCCGCAGCCTGCTCGCCAACCCCGCCTTCATCGGTCGGCACCTGGAGGTGTATGTGTGGCTGGCGTCGCTCTACTGGCTGCTCTGCACGGCGATGGCCCTGTTGGCCCGTCGCCTTGAGCGTTCCGTCCAGCCGATCCCCCGCGCCCCAGGCCGATGA